A single genomic interval of Pyrus communis chromosome 7, drPyrComm1.1, whole genome shotgun sequence harbors:
- the LOC137741081 gene encoding putative pentatricopeptide repeat-containing protein At1g10330: MPQSSPESLLQLLQCFLKHPNQIKQIHSRLISNGHLLHNQNPKPSASKWMPTLLYNTLIRAHLGFGQPRKTLLLFIHMLAHQAPPNSHTFPPLIKAAAATSSSSSSPRPGSPLHTQVVKRGVLRDPFIQTSFVSFYAELGKLCDARKVFEEMSEPCVVACNAMIDGFGKNRDMGSAVLLFESMLERDVVSWTIVINGFGRNGCFSEGIWFFQMMMNHENVMGCFVKPNEATYVSVLSSCANLGGWGSIYWGKQIHGHVIRNVIELTAFLGTALVDLYGKTGCLNSARYVYQQVVVKEVCTWNAMISALSLHGKEKEALDLFEKMKIERLQPNGVTFVAVLTACARGKLVKFGSELFRSMTNDFGVEPTMEHYGCVVDLLGRAGLFWEATEVIKGMPFEPDASVLGALLGSCKIHGTAELGNEVGEKLLELQPQHCGRYVVLSNINAGKERWDLAAAVRKTMVDAGIRKIPAYSMIDAK, from the coding sequence ATGCCACAGTCATCACCGGAGTCTCTACTTCAGCTCCTCCAATGCTTCCTCAAGCACCCTAACCAAATCAAACAGATCCATTCCCGCCTAATCAGCAACGGTCATCTCCTCCacaaccaaaaccctaaaccctccgCTTCCAAATGGATGCCAACCCTCCTCTACAACACTTTGATCAGAGCCCATCTCGGTTTCGGCCAACCCCGCAAGACCCTCCTCCTCTTCATCCACATGCTTGCCCACCAAGCCCCTCCCAACAGCCACACATTCCCTCCGCTTATCAAAGCAGCCGCAGccacctcttcctcctcctcgtcGCCCCGTCCGGGCTCTCCCCTTCATACCCAAGTCGTAAAACGCGGCGTTTTGCGCGACCCTTTTATACAGACCTCGTTTGTGAGCTTCTATGCTGAGCTTGGTAAATTGTGCGATGCGCGTAAGGTGTTTGAGGAAATGTCTGAACCATGTGTGGTTGCGTGCAATGCGATGATTGATGGGTTTGGGAAGAATAGGGATATGGGTTCTGCTGTTTTGCTATTTGAAAGCATGCTGGAAAGGGACGTGGTTTCATGGACAATCGTTATAAACGGGTTTGGGAGAAATGGGTGTTTTAGCGAGGGAATTTGGTTTTTTCAGATGATGATGAATCATGAGAATGTGATGGGTTGTTTTGTGAAGCCAAATGAAGCTACTTATGTTAGTGTGCTTTCTTCCTGTGCTAATTTGGGTGGGTGGGGATCTATTTATTGGGGGAAGCAAATACATGGGCATGttattaggaatgtgattgaattGACTGCGTTTTTGGGGACTGCATTGGTGGATCTTTACGGGAAGACTGGCTGTTTGAACAGTGCCAGATACGTGTACCAGCAAGTGGTAGTTAAAGAAGTTTGTACTTGGAATGCGATGATTTCTGCACTTTCTTTGCATGGTAAAGAGAAGGAGGCTTTGGACTTGTTTGAAAAAATGAAGATCGAGAGGTTGCAGCCTAACGGGGTTACATTTGTCGCAGTTCTTACAGCATGTGCTCGTGGAAAACTGGTGAAGTTTGGTTCGGAATTGTTTAGATCAATGACCAATGATTTTGGAGTTGAGCCGACAATGGAACACTACGGGTGTGTGGTTGACCTCTTGGGCAGAGCAGGGCTGTTTTGGGAGGCAACTGAAGTTATTAAGGGCATGCCTTTCGAGCCTGATGCCTCTGTATTGGGGGCTCTTTTAGGTTCTTGTAAGATTCATGGGACTGCTGAGCTGGGAAATGAAGTTGGTGAGAAACTTCTCGAGTTGCAGCCACAACACTGTGGACGATACGTGGTTTTGTCAAACATTAATGCTGGGAAGGAGAGATGGGATCTTGCTGCAGCTGTGAGGAAAACAATGGTGGATGCCGGAATTCGGAAAATTCCGGCCTACAGTATGATTGATGCAAAGTAG
- the LOC137740992 gene encoding cellulose synthase-like protein H1, with the protein MANQNSLPLHERIELRYTLHKVIEFIILFLLLSLLVHRLLSFNDHGFTWLIAFLCELSFTLNWVITISNKWNIVEYKTYPDRLLQRVSKHELPPVDMFVTTANSELEPPIITINTVLSLLAVDYPTNKLACYVSDDGCSPLTFYSLSEASKFAKLWVPFCKKYNVQVRAPFRYFSNNNTTFSSNDSSEFKQEWTLLKDEYEQLSRKIEDAVGQSIPFDVSQDFTVFSNVERNNHPTIIKVLCENKEDVSDGLPHLIYISREKRPKHPHHSKAGAMNVLTRVSGLMTNAPFMLNVDCDMFVNNPNIMLQAMCALLGSENETKNAFAQFPQIFYDGLKDDPFGNQMVVLWKFVGQGMAGMQGPIYAGTGCVHRRKVIYGLSPSDAKTGERYPNIASGKVEMLKTFGTSEEFTKSAGDALQGNTECVNMSSKSIEAAHRVGGCEYEYGTNWGIKVGWRYGSTTEDILTGLSIHNKGWNSIICTPDPPGFLGCAPTGGPDSMTQQKRWATGLLEILLSKNCPIFGTLFANLQFRMFLCYFWALTWGLRCIPELCYAALPAYSIITNTHFLPNGQEPTYYIPVALFVLYHIYTLLEHLETGLSIRAWWNNQRMGRITVMSAWLFGFIGVILKLLGISETVFEVTTKDQSTSSDEGSEDSEASRFTFDMSPIFVPPTTILLVQLTALATAFLGLRPQDQDELGSSPLEVISSVWLVLCLWPFLKGLFGTGKYGIPLSTIFKSVGLTLLFYTLCRN; encoded by the exons ATGGCTAACCAAAACTCACTCCCTCTACACGAAAGAATAGAGCTTAGATACACTCTGCATAAAGTCATTGAGTTCAtaatcctcttcctcctcctttcaCTCCTCGTTCATCGTCTTCTCTCTTTCAACGACCATGGTTTCACTTGGCTCATTGCTTTCCTGTGTGAGCTCTCATTCACCTTAAATTGGGTCATCACCATAAGCAACAAATGGAACATTGTCGAATATAAAACCTACCCTGACCGCCTCTTACAACG GGTTTCTAAGCATGAACTCCCTCCGGTGGACATGTTTGTGACAACTGCAAACTcggagttggaaccacctattaTTACCATAAACACTGTTTTGTCTCTGTTGGCTGTGGACTACCCAACAAACAAGCTAGCTTGCTATGTATCTGATGATGGCTGTTCTCCTCTCACCTTCTACTCGCTTTCGGAAGCATCAAAGTTCGCCAAGCTTTGGGTTCCATTTTGCAAGAAATACAATGTTCAAGTTAGAGCTCCTTTTAGATACTTCTCAAATAATAATACAACATTTTCCAGTAATGACTCGAGTGAATTCAAGCAAGAATGGACATTATTGAAG GATGAATACGAGCAGCTTAGCCGCAAAATTGAGGATGCGGTGGGACAATCTATTCCATTCGATGTTAGCCAAGACTTTACAGTTTTTTCAAATGTAGAACGTAATAATCACCCAACAATTATCAAG gttCTATGTGAGAACAAGGAAGATGTTTCAGATGGACTGCCACATTTGATTTATATATCAAGAGAAAAACGGCCAAAGCATCCCCATCATTCCAAAGCCGGGGCCATGAATGTTTTG ACTAGAGTCTCTGGGTTAATGACCAATGCACCCTTCATGCTGAACGTAGACTGCGATATGTTTGTCAACAACCCAAACATTATGTTGCAAGCAATGTGTGCGTTGCTCGGATCCGAGAACGAAACCAAAAATGCGTTTGCTCAGTTTCCTCAGATCTTCTATGACGGACTCAAGGATGATCCGTTCGGGAATCAGATGGTAGTTTTGTGGAAG TTTGTGGGGCAAGGAATGGCAGGAATGCAAGGCCCTATTTATGCGGGAACAGGATGCGTTCATAGACGAAAAGTTATCTATGGTCTATCCCCTAGTGATGCCAAAACCGGAGAAAGATACCCTAATATTGCTAGTG GAAAAGTAGAAATGCTTAAAACTTTTGGGACTTCAGAagaattcaccaaatcagctgGTGATGCCTTGCAAGGGAATACGGAATGTGTAAACATGTCTTCGAAATCCATTGAGGCTGCACACCGAGTTGGAGGATGTGAGTACGAATATGGCACCAATTGGGGTATAAAG GTGGGATGGAGGTATGGATCAACAACAGAAGATATCCTTACTGGCCTTTCAATCCATAACAAAGGTTGGAATTCTATTATTTGTACACCAGACCCACCGGGGTTTCTAGGATGTGCACCTACAGGTGGTCCTGATTCCATGACCCAGCAGAAGAGATGGGCAACAGGCTTGCTTGAAATCCTACTTAGTAAAAATTGTCCCATATTTGGCACTCTATTTGCAAACCTCCAATTTAGGATGTTCTTGTGTTACTTCTGGGCCCTTACTTGGGGCCTACGTTGTATTCCTGAGCTGTGCTATGCTGCTCTGCCAGCTTATAGTATCATCACCAACACACATTTCTTACCCAAT GGCCAAGAACCAACCTACTATATACCCGTAGCTCTCTTCGTCCTTTACCATATTTACACTTTATTGGAGCACCTTGAAACGGGTCTATCGATCCGAGCATGGTGGAATAACCAAAGAATGGGAAGAATAACTGTAATGAGTGCTTGGTTATTTGGATTTATTGGTGTCATACTCAAACTCTTAGGGATATCTGAGACAGTCTTTGAAGTTACTACAAAAGATCAATCTACTTCAAGTGATGAAGGCTCTGAAGACAGTGAAGCTAGTAGATTCACATTTGACATGTCTCCAATTTTTGTGCCTCCCACAACTATTTTGCTGGTGCAGTTAACCGCGCTTGCTACTGCTTTCTTAGGTCTGCGGCCGCAAGATCAAGACGAGCTAGGGTCAAGCCCCTTGGAGGTTATAAGTAGTGTGTGGTTGGTGTTATGCCTCTGGCCATTTTTGAAAGGGTTGTTTGGTACTGGGAAGTATGGAATTCCCCTATCCACCATATTCAAGTCTGTTGGTTTGACGCTACTATTCTACACCTTGTGTAGAAATTAG
- the LOC137740424 gene encoding uncharacterized protein — translation MAALPESLLADQSSLPGDQAGQPTSRAPQPGDGDQSRRVPVEQLILELNDDRTRENALQRLSKIREIREDLAPLLWHSFGTTFTLLKEIIAVYRLLSTPNLTQESSNRACNTLSLFQCIAAHPETREPFLRAIVPFYIYPFLNTTEKDKPHEYLRLSSLGVIGALVKDNDEETVLFLLQTQIFYHCMRCIEVGTGLSKTVATFIMERILMSPEGQNYCCAFHDRYFVITQALTKMLDRITTEEPSLRLLKLIVRCCMRLAEGQKDADYRKLCLPKSLKDPKVINLIADDPTSMACMRRLVQCLTTARRAPPTDAGAEVENGHPVKTEQE, via the exons ATGGCTGCCCTTCCAGAATCTTTGTTGGCCGATCAATCGTCATTACCGGGAGACCAAGCTGGTCAACCTACATCCCGGGCGCCCCAACCCGGTGACGGCGACCAGTCCAGAAGGGTTCCTGTGGAGCAGCTGATTCTAGAGCTTAACGATGATCGTACCCGAGAAAATGCCCTACAACGCCTCTCTAAG ATTAGGGAAATTCGTGAAGACTTGGCTCCATTACTGTGGCACTCATTTGGTACTACATTTACGCTGTTGAAG GAAATAATTGCAGTGTACCGCTTACTTTCAACCCCAAATCTTACTCAGGAATCATCAAATCGGGCATgcaatactctctctctctttcag TGCATAGCTGCTCATCCTGAGACAAGAGAACCATTCCTCCGGg CTATTGTGCCGTTCTATATTTACCCTTTCCTCAACACGACGGAAAAGGACAAGCCTCATGAATACTTAAGGCTGTCGAGCTTAGGCGTTATTGGTGCCCTTGTCAAG GACAATGATGAAGAGACTGTTCTTTTCCTTCTCCAAACTCAAATATTCTACCATTGCATGCGCTGCATTGAAGTTGGCACTGGACTGTCAAAAACT GTGGCCACATTCATAATGGAGAGGATTCTGATGAGTCCTGAGGGACAGAATTACTGCTGCGCTTTCCATGATCGTTATTTCGTAATCACTCAAGCTCTTACCAAGATGCTCGACAGGATTACTACAGAAGAGCCTTCCCTCCGGCTGCTTAAACTTATCGTTCGTTGCTGTATGAGGCTCGCAGAAGGCCAAAA GGACGCTGACTACAGAAAGTTGTGTCTTCCTAAGAGCTTGAAGGATCCTAAAGTCATTAACCTCATCGCT GACGACCCAACATCCATGGCATGTATGAGACGACTTGTTCAGTGTCTTACAACTGCGAGAAGGGCTCCTCCGACTGACGCAGGCGCGGAGGTCGAAAACGGGCACCCGGTGAAGACTGAACAGGAGTAG
- the LOC137738761 gene encoding cellulose synthase-like protein H1, with protein sequence MANQNSLPLHERIELRYTLHKVIEFIILFLLLSLLVHRLLSFNNHGFAWLIAFLCELSFTLNWVITISNKWNIVEYKTYPDRLLQRVSKHELPPVDMFVTTADSNLEPPIITINTVLSLLAVDYPTNKLACYVSDDGCSPLTFYSLSEASKFAEHWVPFCRKYSVQVRAPFRYFSNNNATFSSNDSSEFKQKWTLLKDEYEQLSRKIEDAVGKSIPFDLSQDFPVFSNIERNNHPTIIKVLWENKEDVSDGPPHLIYISREKRPKHPHHSKAGAMNVLTRVSGLMTNAPFMLNVDCDMFVNNPNIMLHAMCTLLGSENETKNAFAQFPQIFYDGLKDDPFGNQMVVLWKFVGHGIAGIQGPIYAGTGCVHRRKVIYGLSPTDTKTGERYPNIGKVEMVKNFGTSEEFTKSAGDALQGNTECVNMSSKSIEAAHRVGECEYEYGTNWGIKVGWRYGSTTEDILTGLSIHNKGWNSIFCTPDPPAFLGCAPTGGPDSMTQQKRWATGLLEILLSKNCPIFGTLFANLQFRMFLCYFWVLSWGLRCIPELCYAALPAYSIITNTHFLPKGQEPTYYIPIALFVLYHIYTLLEHLQTGLSIRAWWNNQRMGRITVMSAWLFGFIGVILKLLGITETVFEVTRKDQSTSSDEGSEDSEAGRFTFDTSPIFMPPTTILLVQLTALATAFLGLRPQDQDELGSGPLEVISSVWLVLCLWPFLKGLFGTGKYGIPLSTIFKSVGFTLLFYTLCRNKSDAPKLNYD encoded by the exons ATGGCTAACCAAAACTCACTCCCTCTACATGAAAGAATAGAGCTTAGATACACTCTGCATAAAGTCATTGAGTTCAtaatcctcttcctcctcctttcaCTCCTCGTTCATCGTCTTCTCTCTTTCAACAACCATGGTTTCGCTTGGCTCATTGCTTTCCTGTGTGAGCTCTCTTTCACCTTAAATTGGGTCATCACCATAAGCAACAAATGGAACATTGTCGAATATAAAACCTACCCTGACCGCCTCTTACAACG GGTTTCTAAGCATGAACTCCCTCCGGTGGACATGTTTGTGACAACTGCAGACTCGAACTTGGAACCACCTATTATTACCATAAACACTGTTTTGTCTCTGTTGGCTGTGGACTACCCAACAAACAAGCTAGCTTGCTATGTATCTGATGATGGCTGTTCTCCCCTCACCTTCTACTCGCTTTCGGAAGCATCAAAGTTTGCCGAGCATTGGGTTCCATTCTGCAGGAAATACAGTGTTCAAGTTAGAGCTCCTTTTAGATACTTCTCAAATAATAATGCCACATTTTCCAGTAATGACTCGAGTGAATTCAAGCAAAAATGGACATTATTGAAG GATGAGTACGAGCAGCTTAGCCGCAAAATTGAGGATGCGGTGGGAAAATCTATTCCATTCGATCTTAGCCAAGACTTCCCAGTTTTTTCAAATATAGAACGTAATAATCACCCAACAATTATCAAG gttCTATGGGAGAACAAGGAAGATGTTTCAGATGGACCGCCACATTTGATATATATATCAAGAGAAAAACGGCCAAAGCATCCCCATCATTCCAAAGCCGGGGCCATGAATGTTTTG ACTAGAGTCTCTGGGTTAATGACCAATGCACCCTTCATGCTGAACGTAGACTGCGATATGTTTGTCAACAACCCAAACATTATGTTGCATGCAATGTGTACGTTGCTCGGATCCGAGAACGAAACCAAAAATGCGTTTGCTCAGTTTCCACAGATCTTCTATGACGGACTCAAGGATGATCCATTCGGGAATCAGATGGTAGTTTTGTGGAAG TTTGTGGGGCATGGAATAGCAGGAATTCAAGGCCCTATTTATGCGGGAACAGGATGTGTTCATAGACGAAAAGTTATCTATGGTCTATCCCCTACTGATACCAAAACCGGAGAAAGATACCCTAATATTG GAAAAGTAGAAATGGTTAAAAATTTTGGGACTTCAGAagaattcaccaaatcagctgGTGATGCCTTGCAAGGGAATACAGAATGTGTAAACATGTCTTCGAAATCCATTGAGGCTGCACACCGAGTTGGAGAATGTGAGTACGAATATGGCACCAATTGGGGAATAAAG GTGGGATGGAGGTATGGATCAACAACAGAAGATATCCTTACTGGCCTTTCAATCCATAACAAAGGTTGGAATTCTATTTTTTGTACACCAGACCCACCGGCGTTTCTAGGATGTGCACCTACAGGTGGTCCTGATTCCATGACCCAGCAGAAGAGATGGGCAACAGGCTTGCTTGAAATCCTGCTTAGTAAAAATTGTCCCATATTTGGCACTCTATTTGCAAATCTCCAATTCAGGATGTTCTTGTGTTACTTCTGGGTCCTTTCTTGGGGCCTACGTTGTATTCCTGAGCTGTGTTATGCTGCTTTGCCAGCTTATAGTATCATCACCAACACACATTTCTTACCCAAG GGCCAAGAACCAACCTACTATATACCCATAGCTCTCTTTGTCCTTTACCATATTTACACTTTATTGGAGCACCTTCAAACCGGTCTATCGATCCGAGCATGGTGGAATAACCAAAGAATGGGAAGAATAACTGTAATGAGTGCTTGGTTATTTGGATTTATTGGTGTCATACTCAAACTCTTAGGGATAACTGAGACAGTCTTTGAAGTTACCAGAAAAGATCAATCTACTTCAAGTGATGAAGGCTCTGAAGATAGTGAAGCTGGCAGATTCACATTTGACACGTCTCCAATTTTCATGCCTCCCACAACTATTTTGCTGGTGCAGTTAACTGCGCTTGCTACTGCTTTCTTGGGTCTGCGGCCACAAGATCAAGACGAGCTAGGGTCAGGCCCCTTGGAGGTTATAAGTAGTGTGTGGTTGGTGTTATGCCTCTGGCCATTTTTGAAAGGGTTGTTTGGTACTGGGAAGTATGGAATTCCCCTATCCACCATATTCAAGTCTGTTGGTTTCACGCTATTGTTCTACACCTTGTGTAGAAATAAGAGTGATGCCCCTAAGCTCAATTATGACTAG
- the LOC137740991 gene encoding putative pentatricopeptide repeat-containing protein At1g10330 produces MSEPCVVACNAMIDGFGKNGDMGSAVLLFESMPERDVVSWTSVINGFGRNGCLSDGIRFFRMMMNHENVMGCFVKPNEATYVSVLSSCANLGGWGSIYWGKQIHGHVIRSGIELTAFLGTALVDLYGKTGCLNSAEYMFHQVVVKEVCTWNVMISALSLNGKEKEALDLFEKMKMERLQPNEVTFVAVLTACARGKLVKFSLELFRSMTNDFGVEPIMEHYGCVVDLLGRAGLFWEATEVIKGMPFEPDASVLGALLGSCKIHGTAELGNEVGEKLLELQPQHCRRYVVLSNINAGKERWDLAAAVRKTMVVAGIRKIPAYSMIDVN; encoded by the coding sequence ATGTCCGAACCATGTGTGGTTGCGTGCAATGCGATGATTGATGGGTTTGGGAAGAATGGGGATATGGGTTCTGCTGTTTTGCTATTTGAAAGCATGCCGGAAAGGGACGTGGTTTCATGGACAAGCGTTATAAACGGGTTTGGGAGAAATGGGTGTCTTAGCGACGGAATTCGGTTTTTTCGGATGATGATGAATCATGAGAATGTGATGGGTTGTTTTGTGAAGCCAAATGAAGCTACTTATGTTAGTGTGCTTTCTTCCTGTGCTAATTTGGGTGGGTGGGGATCTATTTATTGGGGGAAGCAAATACATGGGCATGTTATTAGAAGTGGGATTGAATTGACTGCGTTTTTGGGGACTGCATTGGTGGATCTTTACGGGAAGACTGGTTGTTTGAACAGTGCTGAATACATGTTCCATCAAGTGGTAGTTAAAGAAGTTTGTACTTGGAATGTGATGATTTCTGCACTTTCTTTGAATGGTAAAGAGAAGGAGGCTTTGGACTTGTTTGAAAAAATGAAGATGGAGAGGTTGCAGCCTAATGAGGTTACATTTGTCGCAGTTCTTACAGCATGTGCTCGTGGAAAACTGGTGAAGTTTAGTTTGGAATTGTTTAGATCGATGACAAATGATTTCGGGGTTGAGCCGATAATGGAACACTACGGGTGTGTGGTTGACCTCTTGGGCAGAGCAGGGCTGTTTTGGGAGGCAACTGAAGTTATTAAGGGCATGCCTTTCGAGCCTGATGCCTCTGTATTGGGGGCTCTTTTAGGTTCTTGTAAGATTCATGGGACTGCTGAGCTGGGAAATGAAGTTGGTGAGAAACTTCTCGAGTTGCAGCCACAACACTGTAGACGGTACGTGGTTTTGTCAAACATTAATGCTGGGAAGGAGAGATGGGATCTTGCTGCAGCTGTGAGGAAAACAATGGTGGTAGCTGGAATTCGGAAAATTCCGGCCTACAGTATGATTGATGTAAACTAG